The Pseudomonas sp. MPC6 nucleotide sequence CAGTCATTGGTTCAGCGCGCTGCAAGGCCAGCGCTTTCAACTGATCATCAGCAACCCGCCCTATATCGCGTCCGCCGATCCGCATCTGATCGAGGGCGACGTTCGCTTCGAACCGGCCAGTGCCCTGGTGGCCGGTGTCGACGGGCTCGACGACCTGCGTCTGATCGTCGCCCAGGCGCCGGATTATCTTGAAGCGGGTGGCTGGCTGATGCTCGAACATGGTTATGATCAAGCCGCTGCGGTGCGCGATTTGCTGTTGGACCGCGGCTTTGAACAGGTTCACAGCCGCACCGATCTGGGCGGTCACGAACGCATCAGTCTGGGGTGCCTGCCGTGCTGAATGATCAGGAATTGTTGCGCTACAGTCGGCAGATCCTGTTGCAACACGTCGACATCGACGGTCAGTTGCGACTCAAGCAAAGCCGCGTGTTGATCATCGGTCTTGGCGGTCTTGGCTCACCGGTGGCGCTGTACCTGGCCGCTGCCGGGGTCGGTGAACTGCATCTGGCGGACTTCGACAGCGTCGACCTGACCAATCTGCAACGCCAGATCATCCATGACACGGATAGCGTCGGGGTCAGCAAGGTCGAATCGGCCATCCGTCGTCTAGGCGCGATCAATCCCGAGATTCGGTTGATTGCCCACCGCGCGGCGCTGGACGAAGATTCCCTGGCCGCTGCCGTGGGCGCAGTGGATCTGGTGCTGGACTGCTCGGATAATTTCTCCACCCGTGAAGCGGTCAACGCGGCCTGCGTGGCTGCGCGCAAGCCGTTGGTCAGCGGCGCGGCGATTCGCCTCGAAGGGCAATTGTCGGTGTTCGACCCACGCCGCGCGGAAAGTCCGTGCTACCACTGTTTGTACGGGCACGGCAGCGAAGCCGAACTGACGTGCAGCGAAGCCGGCGTGCTCGGGCCTCTGGTCGGGCTGGTGGGCAGCCTCCAGGCGCTGGAAGCGATGAAACTGTTGGTGGGTTTCGGCGAGCCGCTGGTGGGGCGCCTGTTGTTGATCGATGCCTTGGGCACGCGCTTCCGTGAACTGCGGGTCAAACGTGATCCGGGTTGCAGCGTTTGTGGTACTGCCCATGCGTGAAGCGCCAATCGGCGTGTTCGACTCCGGCGTCGGAGGGCTTTCGGTGCTGGCCGAGATCCAGCGTTTATTGCCCAATGAGTCACTGCTGTACGTGGCCGATTGCGGGAATATTCCCTACGGCGAAAAAACCCCGGAGTTCATCCGACACCGTTGCAGTGTCATGGCCGAATTTTTTCAGCAGCAGGGTGCCAAGGCCCTGGTGCTGGCGTGCAACACGGCCACGGTCGCCGGGGTTGCGGATTTGCGGCGCGATTATCCCCAGTGGCCGATAGTCGGCATGGAGCCGGCGGTCAAACCCGCCGCGGCAGCTACCCGCAGTGGCGTGGTCGGTGTCCTGGCCACCACCGGCACGTTGCAGAGTGCCAAATTTGCCGCGCTACTCGATCGTTTCGCCACGGATATCCGGGTGATCACTCAGCCTTGTCCCGGGCTGGTGGAGCTGATTGAAAACGGTGATCTGCACAGCCCTGCCCTGCGTGAGTTGCTGGCCAGGTATGTCGGGCCCCTGCTTGCCGCGGGTTGCGACACGATAATTCTCGGCTGCACGCATTACCCCTTCTTAAAGCCGTTGCTAAAGCAGATGATCCCTGAGGACATCAGCTTGATCGACACCGGCGCCGCGGTGGCACGGCAACTACAGCGCCTGTTGACCGAGCGCGAATTGCTCGCTGATGGAGCTGCTCGCGCTGCGCAGTTCTGGACGAGTGCCGATCCTGAGCATTTTCGAAATATCTTGCCGATCCTGTGGAATACCTCTGGTGTTGTGCGAAGCTTCAATCAGTAGATAAATCTTGGGGAAATCGAATAATCGGGATGAACTTCTGATTAAACGTCGACTTCTATAGTTTTAGTTCTATTGAGAACCACAAAAAAATCACACGATACTCGTTCGGAAAAGGATGTTTCTAATGAAGCGACTATTCTGTTTGGCCGCGATTGCGGCCGCACTGATGGGGCACAGTTTTACTGCTCAGGCGGCAGGCGTAGAGTTCGCGGTCGGCCAGACCAGCGAGTCGACCATGACTTATCGGCTGGGCATGCAGATCGATTGGGACCAGAGCTGGCTGCAAAGTGACGTCGGTCGTTTGACCGGTTACTGGAGTGGCGCCTACACCTATTGGGAAGGCGACAAGAGTTCCAGCAACCACAGCCTGTCGTTTTCGCCGGTGTTGGTTTACGAGTTTGCCGGACAGAACGTCAAGCCGTACGTGGAGGTGGGCGTTGGCGTAGCGGCGTTCGCCAATACCGAAGTCGAAAACAACCAGCTCGGCAATGCGTTCCAGTTTGAAGACCGGTTCGGCTTTGGCCTGCGCTTTGCGGGCGGACATGAAGTCGGGATTCGTGCGACGCACTACTCCAATGCCGGGATCAGCAGCCCTAACAACGGGGTGGAAAGTTACGCGCTGCATTACACGATGCCGTTGTAACCCTCGGCGCTGTTCTTGTAGGAGCTGGCTTGCCAGCGAAGGCGATGGGTCAGTTTTAATACATGTGTCGACTGACACACCGCTTTCGCCGGCAAGCCAGCTCCTACAGGTCTGCGGTGGTTTGACTCAGCGATACGCCGTGGTGATCCCCTGGCGCTCTTCGATGCATTCCGGCGCCCCCATCTCGAACTCCCGGCAGATCAACGGGCGTTTTTCGTAGATGGTGCACATCATGGTGTTGCGATCCAGCGCGGCGCACCAGCCGTCATCCAGGCGCAGCATGACTTCGCCACCCCAATCATCGGTATCGATAAACCGCTCGGGCACGCCGGTGTCGGTGATCAGCATGACTTCAAGCTGGCAGCAGCACGCGGCGCAGGTCGAGCAAGTGACCGCCGGTTCGGCGATTTGCGTGTGGGGGATGGTCTTCATGGGGCGCAGTGTAAGGCAGCGCGGCGGTGCTGTGTGAAAGGCCTGACGGACGCTTGGGTGCAGGGGCAGGCAGCAGGCTGATCCACTAACCGTATTCGCGAGGCTTGGCGCCACCGCCGCAGGGCTGTTCAGTTGCAGAAGCGGGCGCTGTCATAAGGTTTCCCCGAACGAGCGGGCAACGCGCAAAGCGCTGACCACGCCGTCTTCATGGGTGCCGCTGGCCCAATAGGCGCCGCAAAAGTAAGTGTGGTGCGCGCCGTTCAATTCTTCCCAGCGTTCCTGGGCGGCGACGGCCGCCAGGCTGAATTGCGGGTGGGCATACGTGTATTGGGCGAGCACCTTGAACGGACTGATGCCGGCGCTTTGATTGAGGCTGACACAGAACGTCGTATCGCTCTGGATGCCCTGCACAATATTCATGTCGTAAGTGACAGCCGCCCGTGTATGGCCTGGGCCGCCGAGGCGATAGTTGCAACCGGCCCAGGCCAGTTTTTGCTCGGGCAACACACGTGTGTCGGTATGCAGCACGACTTCATTGTCAGCGTAGGGCAGGGCACTGAGGATCGACTGTTCGGCGTCGCTTGGCTCGGCCAGCAGTTTCAGTGCCTGATCGCTGTGACAAGCGAACACCACTTTATCGAATCGCTCGCTGCCGCCGGCGCTATGGATAATCACTCCAGCCCCATCGCGTTCGACTCGATTGACCGGGGCATTGAGCCTGATCTTGTGTTCAAAGCTCGCCGTCAATGGTGCGATATAGGCGTTAGACCCCCCTTCGATCACGCACCATGGCCGGCGATTGTCAGTGGACAGCAGACCATGGTTGTTGAAGAACCTGACGAAGGTCCGCATTGGAAAACCCAGGATGTCAGCCATGGACATCGACCAGATCGCGGCCCCCATCGGTACGATGTAGTGCAGGATGAACCGCTCGCCATAGCCACTCGCTTTGAAATAGTCGTCCAGCGTGGTGTCTGCCGCGATTCGCCCTTCGATCAGGTCGAGCTGTGCCGCTTTATTAAAGCGCGAGATGTCCCGCAGCATGCCCCAGAACCCCGGCGACAACAGATTGCGGCGCTGGGAAAACAGGCTGTTGAGGTTGTTGCTGTTGTACCAGAGGCCGGTATCGGGGTCGGTGACCGAAAAGCTCATTGGCGTCGGCTTGAACGCCACGCCCAGTTGACCCAGCAGGCGAATGAAATTCGGATAGGCCCAGTCGTTGAACGCCATGAAACCGGTGTCCACCCGGTAGCTTTGGCCATCGACAGTCACGTCCAGGGTATGGGTATGACCGCCGACCCGGTCGCTGGCCTCGAACAGGCTGATCTCGTGGCTGCGGTTGAGCAGATAAGCGCTGGTCAGCCCCGAAATGCCGCTGCCGACGATGGCGATCTTCACGGCTGATCCTTGATCGGCGGCTGGCCACGTACCATGCGTTTACCGATTGCCAGTTTTGCGCTGTCGGGCATTTTCGACAGCGGCCAGAGGGCGGCCATGAACAGCGCAGGCAGGGCGATCTCCGGGGGACGGCGCCTGAGTTCTTCGAAGATATGCCGAGCGGCTTTATCCACAGGCCAGGCGAGGGGGGGCGGCACGTCGTTGTTCGCGGCCGGCGGTGTGTCGACGAAGCCTGGGCTGACCATGGTGACTTCGATGCCGTCCGGAGCCAGATCGCGGCGCAAGGACTCGAACAAGTAACGCAGGCCGGCTTTCGAAGTGCCATAGGCTTCGGCCCGGGGCAGCGGCAGATAGGTTGCCGAGCTGGCCATTCCCACTATATGCGGCGCAGTTCCGGCTCGCAGCAAGGGCACGGCAGCTTCGATGCAATAACTGCTGGCGAGCAGGTTGGTGCGTACGACGTGCTCGATGATTGAAGCATCCAGCTGCCTGGCGTCGACATACTCGCAAGTGCCGGCATTCAGGATCACCGAATCCAGCGAGCCCCACTCCTGGGCAATCCGCTCACCGATTTCACGCACGGTCTGGCCGTTGGTCAGGTCGCCGGCCACCACCATCACCTGTCCTGGATAGCGCTTGGCCAAGACCTTCAATGGTGCCGCCGAACGTGAACTGACCGCCAGGTGGGCGCCGGTTTTCAGTATTTCTTCGGCCAACGCCGCGCCAATGCCGTTGCTGGCGCCAGTCAGCCAAAAGCGACGTGGAAGTGTAACGCTCATCCCATGCTCCTTTTCAGCCAGGCACACGACTGGCCCAAAATACGGGTAGATGTTCATTAGATAGTGCCCGGGCATCGAAGTAATCCCGGTGGCAATGTACTGTCTCGCGCAGGAAATCACTCATCCCCGCCTCCTGCGTTCTGCCGCGACGGCAGATTCTTGAACGCCACCAGCGCTCGCGTGCGCGACTCACTAAGATTGACGATCGGCGACGGATAACCTGACACACCAAATAGCCCTCCGAGGTTTACCGGGTTGTGCACTTCTTTTTTGCTCAGTCCGGCCAGTTCCGGCAGCCAGTGCTTGATGAATACGCCCTCGGCATCAAATTTTACCGACTGGCTCAACGGGTTGAAAATCCGGAAATAGGGGGCCGAGTCGGTGCCGGTGGACGAACTCCACTGCCAGCCGCCGTTGTTAGCCGCCAGGTCGCCATCGATCAGGTGGCGCATGAAAAAGCGTTCGCCTTCGCGCCAGTCGATCAGCAGGTTCTTGGTCAGAAACATGGCCACTACCATCCGCAGACGGTTGTGCATCCAGCCGGTTTCAAGCAATTGGCGCATGGCCGCATCGATGATGGGCAGGCCGGTGCGGGCTTGCTGCCAGGCCAGGAGTTCTTCAGGCGCATCGCGCCAGGCCAGGGCTTCGGTTTCCGGGCGGAAGGCGCGATGACGGGACACTCGTGGGTAGCCCACCAATATGTGTTTGTAGAATTCGCGCCACAACAACTCATTGATCCAGGTGACGGCGCCCACGTTGCCGCTGTCGAACTCACCTTGATTGCTTTGCAGGGCCGCATGCAGGCATTGGCGAGGAGATATCACGCCGGCCGCGAGATAGGCCGACAGTTGACTGGTGCCGGGTTTGGCCGGGAAGTCCCGCTCGCTTTGGTAGTAGTCGATCTGGGTGTCGGTAAAAGTGTCGAGGCGGCGCCGGGCTTCGCCTTCACCGGCCGGCCAGAGGGCGCGCAAGTTGTCGCCGGGCGTTTCGAAACCCTCGATGTTGGCGGGGATCTTGTCCGGTTCGATGCTCAATGGCGCTTGCACTTTTGGGGCGTTCACCAGACCGGGAAGCGCATGATGCAGGCGTTCATGGCAAACCTTGCGGAACTGGCTGAACACCTGGAAATACGTGCCGGTCCTGGTCAGGACACTCCCGGGCTTGAACAGCAGCTGGTCGAGATAGCGGTGAAACTCAATACCCTGGGTCTTCAGCGCGTCAGCCACCGCCAGGTCCCGGCGGGTTTCATGAATGCCGTATTCCTCGTTGACGTGCACGGCTTCAATCGCCAACTGCCGACAAAGCTCGAGCAAAATATTCGGCGCGTCATCCCAGCGTGGTGCATGGCGGATCAGCAGGGGAATGTTCAGTTCGTTCAGCGCGCGGCTTAATTCGCTCAGGTTGCGCAGCCAGAAATCCACTTTGCACGGCGCATCGTCGTGCTCGCGCCATTGTTCCGGGCTCAGCAGGAACACAGCCAAGCTCGGACCCCGTGCGGCGGCGGCCGAGAGGGCGGTGTTGTCATGTAGGCGCAAGTCGCTGCGCAGCCAGATCAATTGCATGGTGGTATCCAAGGGTAACAATTAAATGAGCCCACGCCGGACCAGGTCCTGGTGAGCCGATAACGGATCTTCGGCCAGGAACAAGTCAGTAATCTCGGTGGCTCTAGCGGACAACTCGGTGTGGTGGATGCACACCGTGGGTCCTGCAATCATTTTTGGGCAACTGACGCTATTCAAAAGTTTCGTCAGCTGTGAAAGGTTCATGGCTTTGCTGGAATACAGCAGCACGCCCCGTGCTTTCAGGTGATCGACCGCCAGCGCGAGCTCGCCGGCGGGGAGTGGCCAGTCGAACACCTCCACCGGGCAATCGGCGCTGCTGATCAACCAGGCGGTGAGCCACAGGTGGGGCTCCAGCGGCAGGTCCGAGTGATTGATCAACAGCAGCGGCGCACTGCGCAACTGACGGTTGTTATGGTAGATGCGGGCGCCGAATTTGCTGCGTAGCCAGGAAAAGAAAAACACCCGTTCCATCTGTGCGCCGAACTGGCCTTGCCAACGTTGTTCCAGTTCCGCCAGCAACGGCATCAGCAGTTGTTCGCACACGATTCGCGGTGGGTACAGCGCCATGGCCTGGTTGACGGTGTCGTCGAGGGTACGTTCGTTCAGTTGGGTCATTGCGTGCAGCAGGGTGTGGCGCAGCACATGCCAATCGTTTTCGACCGATTCGGTCAAGGCCTGTGGGGTGTCGAGCAGTTGCTTGACCTGGCTGACGGCAACGCCGCGATCGAGCCAGGTCAGAATCGTCAGGATGCGTTGAACATGTTCGGCGCGGAACAGCCGGTGACCCTTGGGCGTACGTTGCGGCACGATCAGGCCATAACGCCGTTCCCAGGCGCGCAAGGTCACGGCGTTGACGCCGGTCTGGCGGGCCACTTCACGAATGGGCAACCAGCCGTCATCGAGGGCCTTCGCGAAGTCGGCGCCCACGTCTGCGCTGGCGCTGGCGTCGAGTGGGGTTTTCATCAGATCGCGTTTCGCAGGCTGAGATTTTCCGGGTGCGGCTGCAGGTAAACCTGCTGCGCGATGTACGGATCCGGATGCTGGCGAAAATAATGTTTGAGCAGGGTCAGCGGCACCACCAGCGGCACGATGCCTTGGCGGTACTGGCCGATGACGTGCTGCACTTCCTGCTTGTCTTCGGCGCTGATCGCCTGTTTCAGGTAACCACTGATGTGTTGCAGGACATTGGTATGGGTGCGGCGCGTGGCGCATTTCTTCAAGGCGGCCATCAGTTCGCTGAAATAGCGTGGACCCAGTTCCAGGGGATCGCTGCGGCCCATGTTGCCCAGCAGATGGCCGAGGATTTTGTAGTGCACCGGGTTGTGGGCCATCAGCAGGTATTTGTAGCGCGAGTGAAAGTCTGTGAGGCCGCGGCGGGTCAGGCCTGCTTGGTGCAATTGCTGCCAGGCGCTGTAGGCGAATACGCGGGTCAGGAAGTTTTCCCGCAACACCGGATCGTTGAGTCGACCTTCTTCTTCCACCGGTAAATCCGGATGCAGGGAGCAAAAGGCCTGGGCGTAGATGCCGCGCCCACCGCCGTCCACCGGCACGCCGTTGGCGTGGTAGACCTTGACCCGTTCCAGGCCGCATGACGGCGATTTCTGCATGAAGATGTAGCCGCAGATATCGCTGAGCTCGGCCGCCATTTTCTGGCCATATTCAGCCAGTGGCCGCGTGACGTTGATCGCAGGATCGACTGAGCCGATGGCATCGGGTTGTTCGGGGCTACCCACCAGGCGGATGGGTTGGCGCGGGATGCCCAGGCCGATGGCAACTTCCGGACACACCGGGACGAAATCGAAGTAATCGGTGAGGGTCTGGCTGCACAGCCGCGACTGCTTGTGCCCGCCATTGAAACGCACCTCGGCACCCATCAGGCAGGCGCTGATGGCGATTTTCGGTTTAACGGTGGGGTGGGACATCGGGGCACCTCGAATCCAGACCTGTACAGAACTCCTGTTCTGTACAACATTACTTGATCATAGATTCAAAGGTGTACAAGTCAAATTATTTGTATAAGTATTCCGCGCTAACGCTATCCACCTACTGTAAATGTGCATGCAAACGGCGGGCGGCTTCCTGACCGCTGAGCCAGGCACCTTCCACACGCCCGGACAGGCACCAGTCGCCGCACACATAGAGGCCCAGATCGGCATCGGCCAGCACACCCCATTCATGGCTGCTGGCGGGGCGGGCGTAGAGCCAGCGATGGGCAAGGCTGAAGGTTGGAGCGGGCATGGCGTCGTGCAACAGTTCAGCGAACGCGCCATGCAACTGCTCGATCACCGCTTCCTTGGACAGGTCGATATGCTGCCGGCTCCAGGCACTGGTGGCATGCAGGACCCAGGTGTCCAGGGTGTTGTCGCGCCCGGGTTTGCTGCGATTGCGGGCCAGCCAGTCGAGTGGGCTGTCCTGCACGAAGCAGCCTTCCATGGGCGTATCAAGCGGCGTTTCGAAGGCCAGGGCGACAGCCCAGGTCGGGTCCATCTTCACCCCCGCGGCCGCCCCGGCGAGCTTCGGCGCGGAGGCCAGCAGCGCGGTGGCCTGCGGCGCTGGCGTGGCGATCACCACATGGCCGAACGGGCCGTGGGTGAAGCCTTCGGCGTCTTGCAGATGCCAGTGCTCTTCGCCGCGATAGACCTCGGTGATCCGGCAGGCGAACTGCACTTCCAGATCGCCAAGCAGGCCGCGGGTGATGGCGCTCATGCGTGGCGTACCGACCCAGCGGGTCTGTTCGTCCGGCGACAGGTTGAGCTGGCCGCCGTGGTAGGTGTAGAGCTGCGGCGTCCACTCGGCGACCCAGCCGTTGGCTTGCCAACGCTGGACTTCCGTGACGAAGCGGCGATCGCGCGCGGTAAAATACTGCGCGCCCAAGTCCAGGGCACCCGCATCGCTGCGTTTGCTCGACATGCGTCCGCCACTGCCGCGGCTTTTATCGAAAAGTTGCACGACATGCCCGGCCTCCGTAAGGGCCTGGGCGGCTGACAGTCCGGCGATGCCGGTGCCGATGATTGCGATAGGTACAGTCATAGGGGCCTCGTTTACCTTTCTGTACAGACTACGCCGGGGTTTAAACCTGTACAATATTGTTTTTTGGTATAACTTTTAGCGTTCTCGTTCTGACGGCTTGGCCTATTGTTAAACATAGAGCCTGCCCGATACCAAAGATCCCTGCTTATAAAAATAGACTAGTGATCAGGGTTAAACGCCACGCGAGGAAGAAGTCATGCACATATTGCTGACCGGCGGTACTGGTTTGATAGGACGTCAACTCTGTCGACACTGGTTGAGTCAGGGCCATCGTTTGACTGTGTTGAGTCGCACACCGGAAAAAGTCGCAAAAATTTGCGGACCACAGGTGCGCGGCGTCGCATTGTTCGAAGACCTTGGGCAAGAAACCGTCGATGCCGTTATCAATCTGGCGGGTGCACCGATTGCCGACCGGCCCTGGACCTCCAAACGCAAAGCGCTGCTCTGGAGCAGCCGGATCACGCTGACCGAAACCTTGCTGGCCTGGCTCGACAGCCGCGAACAGAAACCCCGGGTATTGATCTCGGGCTCCGCCGTTGGCTGGTATGGCGACGGTGGCGAACGGGAACTGACCGAGGAATCGCCCCCGGTCATCGATGATTTCGCCAGTCAGTTGTGCATCGCCTGGGAGGAAACCGCGCAGCGTGCCGAAGCCATGGGCATTCGCGTGATCCTTATCCGTACCGGGCTGGTGTTGTCGGCCGAGGGCGGCTTTTTGTCGCGGCTGCTGCTGCCGTTCAAACTGGGGCTGGGCGGGCCGATCGGCAACGGTCGCCAATGGATGCCGTGGATTCATATCAACGATCAAATCGCCCTGATTGATTTTCTTCTGCATCGCGAAGACGCCAGCGGTCCTTATAATGCCTGCGCGCCCCAGCCGGTGCGCAATCGTGAGTTTGCCAAGGCGCTGGGCAGCGTGTTGCATCGCCCGACGTTCATGCCGATGCCGGCCCTGGCTTTAAAAGTGTGTCTGGGCGAGTTGTCATTGCTGTTGCTGGGTGGCCAGAAGGCCGTACCGGCTCGCTTGCTGCAAGCGGGATTCACTTTCCGGTTCACTGATTTGCGCGCGGCTCTGGACGACCTGTCCAGCCGCCTTTGAAATAGGACGTTGCATGACCGATCACGCATTGCTTCTGGTCAACCTGGGCTCGCCTGCCTCCACTTCGGTGGCCGATGTGCGCAGTTATCTCAATCAATTTCTGATGGACCCTTATGTGATCGACTTGCCATGGCCGGTACGACGGTTGCTGGTATCGCTGATCCTGTTCAAGCGCCCGGAGCAATCGGCCCACGCCTATGCCTCGATCTGGTGGGAGGAAGGCTCGCCGCTGGTGGTGCTCAGCCGTCGCCTGCAACAGGCCATGACCGCGCAATGGATCCACGGTCCGGTGGAACTGGCGATGCGCTATGGCGAGCCGTCGATCGAGTCGACGCTGGTGCGCATGGCGGGGCAGGGGATTAAACGCATTACCTTGGCGCCTCTGTACCCGCAGTTCGCCGACAGCACGGTGACCACGGTGATCGAAGAAGCCAAAAGGGTCGTGCGTGAGCACAACCTCGATGTGCAGTTCGCGATTCTTCAGCCGTTCTACGACCAGCCGGAATACCTGGACGCGCTGGTAGAGAGTGCCAAGCCGCATTTGCAGGAGGATTTCGATCACTTGTTGTTGAGCTTCCATGGCTTGCCCGAGCGGCACCTGAAAAAACTCAACCCCGGTCACTGTTTCGAGGGCGGCGGCGATTGCTGCGCCTGTGCGCCACCGGAAGTGCTCGCGACCTGTTATCGCGGGCAGTGCCTGCGCACGGCAGCCGAGTTTGCCAAACGCATGGGGCTGCCGGACGGCAAGTGGTCGGTGTCGTTCCAGTCGCGGCTGGGCCGGGCCAAGTGGATCGAACCCTACACCGAAGCGCGCCTTGATGAGCTGGCTGGCATGGGCGTGAAAAAAGTGTTGGTGATGTGCCCGGCGTTTGTCGCCGATTGCATCGAGACGCTGGAAGAGATCGGTGATCGCGGCAAGGAGCAATTCCGCGAGGCGGGAGGGGAGGAGTTGGTGCTGGTGCCGTGCCTGAATGATGATCCGCAGTGGGCGCGGGCGTTGAACACGTTATGTGAGAGGGCGCCGTTGGCGCTGTAAAAGCTTCGCCGGCAAGCCGGCTCCTACACAGGTCGCGTGATCGACACAAAACCTGTAGGAGCCGGCTTGCCGGCGAAGGCGTCTGAAGCAGCAACAAAAACCCCAGGCTTACAACAACGACTCACCCGCCTTCTTGTGCTTCCAGCTGTCATTACCCGGCAGCAACAAATTCAGGGCAATCGCCGTCACCGCGCACAGCGCAATGCCTTTGAGGCCGAAGTCGTCCGGGCCAGTGCCGGTGCCGACCAGCACGCCGCCAATCCCGAATACCAGGGTTACCGAGACAATCACCAGGTTGCGCGCCTCGCTCAGGTCGATTTTATGGCGAATCAACGTGTTCATCCCCACCGCCGCGATCGAGCCAAACAACAGGCACAGAATCCCCCCCATCACGGGCACCGGGATGCTTTGCAGCAGCGCACCGAATTTTCCGACGAACGCCAGGCTGATGGCGAAGATCGCCGCCCAGGTCATGATTTTCGGGTTGTAGTTCTTGGTCAGCATCACCGCGCCCGTCACTTCGGCGTACGTGGTGTTGGGCGGACCACCGAACAGGCCGGCTGCGGTGGTCGCAATCCCGTCACCGAGCAGGGTACGGTGCAGGCCGGGCTTCTTCAGGTAATCGCGACCGGTGACGCTGCCCACGGCAATCACGCCGCCGATATGCTCGATAGCTGGAGCCAACGCCACCGGAATGATGAACAGAATCGCCTGCCAGTTGAATTCCGGCGCGGTGAAGTGCGGAATCGCAAGCCAGGGAGCTGCGGCGATCTTCGCGGTATCGACCACACCGAAATAGAACGCCATCGCGAAGCCCACCAGCACGCCGGAGATGATCGGCACCAGGCGAAAAATGCCTTTGCCGAACACCGCGACAATCAGGGTGGTCAGCAACGCCGGCATCGAGATCAACATCGCCGTCTGGTAATGAATCAGCTCGGTGCCGTCGTCCGCCTTGCCCATCGCCATGTTCGCGGCAATCGGCGCCATGGCCAGGCCGATGGAGATGATGACCGGGCCAATCACCACCGGTGGCAGCAAGCGGTCGATGAAACCTGTGCCTTTGATTTTCACGGCCAGGCCGAGGAAGGTGTAGACGAAGCCTGCCGCCATCACACCGCCCATGGTCGCCGCGAGGCCGAATTGGCCCTTGGCGAGAATGATCGGGGTGATAAAGGCAAAGCTCGACGCCAGGAACACGGGCACCTGACGCCCGGTGACGATCTGGAACAGAATCGTCCCCAGGCCTGCAGTGAACAGTGCCACGTTCGGATCGAGGCCGGTAATCAGCGGCATCAACACCAGCGCACCGAACGCCACGAACAGCATCTGGGCACCAGACAGCACCGTGCGCCAGAGCGGATCGTTGAACTCATCCTGCATGGTCACGCGTCCTTCTGCTTGGTACCGAAGATCTTGTCACCGGCATCGCCCAGGCCTGGAATGATGTAACCGTGTTCGTTCAATTTTTGATCAATGGAGGCGGTGTAGATGGTCACGTCCGGGTGAGCCTTCTCCACGGCGGCGATGCCTTCTGGCGCCGCGACCAGCACCATGGCGCGAATGTCGCGGCAACCGGCCTTCTTCAGCAGGTCGATGGTGGCGACCATGGAACTGCCGGTGGCGAGCATCGGGTCGATGATCATCGCCAGGCGTTCGTTGATTTCCGGCACCAGCTTTTCCAGGTAGGTATGAGCCTGTAGAGTCTGTTCGTTGCGGGCCACGCCCACGGCGCTGACTTTGGCGCCCGGGATCAGGCTGAGCACGCCTTCGAGCATGCCGATACCGGCGCGCAGGATCGGCACCACGGTAATTTTCTTGCCGGCGATCTTCTCGACCGACACAGTGCCGGCCCAACCTTCGATATCGTAGGTTTCCAGCGGCAGGTCTTTGGTGGCTTCGTAAGTCAGCAGGGCACCGACTTCCTGAGCGAGCTCACGGAA carries:
- a CDS encoding TIGR01777 family oxidoreductase codes for the protein MHILLTGGTGLIGRQLCRHWLSQGHRLTVLSRTPEKVAKICGPQVRGVALFEDLGQETVDAVINLAGAPIADRPWTSKRKALLWSSRITLTETLLAWLDSREQKPRVLISGSAVGWYGDGGERELTEESPPVIDDFASQLCIAWEETAQRAEAMGIRVILIRTGLVLSAEGGFLSRLLLPFKLGLGGPIGNGRQWMPWIHINDQIALIDFLLHREDASGPYNACAPQPVRNREFAKALGSVLHRPTFMPMPALALKVCLGELSLLLLGGQKAVPARLLQAGFTFRFTDLRAALDDLSSRL
- a CDS encoding MerR family transcriptional regulator — encoded protein: MKTPLDASASADVGADFAKALDDGWLPIREVARQTGVNAVTLRAWERRYGLIVPQRTPKGHRLFRAEHVQRILTILTWLDRGVAVSQVKQLLDTPQALTESVENDWHVLRHTLLHAMTQLNERTLDDTVNQAMALYPPRIVCEQLLMPLLAELEQRWQGQFGAQMERVFFFSWLRSKFGARIYHNNRQLRSAPLLLINHSDLPLEPHLWLTAWLISSADCPVEVFDWPLPAGELALAVDHLKARGVLLYSSKAMNLSQLTKLLNSVSCPKMIAGPTVCIHHTELSARATEITDLFLAEDPLSAHQDLVRRGLI
- the hemH gene encoding ferrochelatase; the protein is MTDHALLLVNLGSPASTSVADVRSYLNQFLMDPYVIDLPWPVRRLLVSLILFKRPEQSAHAYASIWWEEGSPLVVLSRRLQQAMTAQWIHGPVELAMRYGEPSIESTLVRMAGQGIKRITLAPLYPQFADSTVTTVIEEAKRVVREHNLDVQFAILQPFYDQPEYLDALVESAKPHLQEDFDHLLLSFHGLPERHLKKLNPGHCFEGGGDCCACAPPEVLATCYRGQCLRTAAEFAKRMGLPDGKWSVSFQSRLGRAKWIEPYTEARLDELAGMGVKKVLVMCPAFVADCIETLEEIGDRGKEQFREAGGEELVLVPCLNDDPQWARALNTLCERAPLAL
- a CDS encoding NAD(P)/FAD-dependent oxidoreductase, which encodes MTVPIAIIGTGIAGLSAAQALTEAGHVVQLFDKSRGSGGRMSSKRSDAGALDLGAQYFTARDRRFVTEVQRWQANGWVAEWTPQLYTYHGGQLNLSPDEQTRWVGTPRMSAITRGLLGDLEVQFACRITEVYRGEEHWHLQDAEGFTHGPFGHVVIATPAPQATALLASAPKLAGAAAGVKMDPTWAVALAFETPLDTPMEGCFVQDSPLDWLARNRSKPGRDNTLDTWVLHATSAWSRQHIDLSKEAVIEQLHGAFAELLHDAMPAPTFSLAHRWLYARPASSHEWGVLADADLGLYVCGDWCLSGRVEGAWLSGQEAARRLHAHLQ
- a CDS encoding uracil-xanthine permease family protein, giving the protein MQDEFNDPLWRTVLSGAQMLFVAFGALVLMPLITGLDPNVALFTAGLGTILFQIVTGRQVPVFLASSFAFITPIILAKGQFGLAATMGGVMAAGFVYTFLGLAVKIKGTGFIDRLLPPVVIGPVIISIGLAMAPIAANMAMGKADDGTELIHYQTAMLISMPALLTTLIVAVFGKGIFRLVPIISGVLVGFAMAFYFGVVDTAKIAAAPWLAIPHFTAPEFNWQAILFIIPVALAPAIEHIGGVIAVGSVTGRDYLKKPGLHRTLLGDGIATTAAGLFGGPPNTTYAEVTGAVMLTKNYNPKIMTWAAIFAISLAFVGKFGALLQSIPVPVMGGILCLLFGSIAAVGMNTLIRHKIDLSEARNLVIVSVTLVFGIGGVLVGTGTGPDDFGLKGIALCAVTAIALNLLLPGNDSWKHKKAGESLL
- a CDS encoding DUF523 and DUF1722 domain-containing protein, whose product is MSHPTVKPKIAISACLMGAEVRFNGGHKQSRLCSQTLTDYFDFVPVCPEVAIGLGIPRQPIRLVGSPEQPDAIGSVDPAINVTRPLAEYGQKMAAELSDICGYIFMQKSPSCGLERVKVYHANGVPVDGGGRGIYAQAFCSLHPDLPVEEEGRLNDPVLRENFLTRVFAYSAWQQLHQAGLTRRGLTDFHSRYKYLLMAHNPVHYKILGHLLGNMGRSDPLELGPRYFSELMAALKKCATRRTHTNVLQHISGYLKQAISAEDKQEVQHVIGQYRQGIVPLVVPLTLLKHYFRQHPDPYIAQQVYLQPHPENLSLRNAI